Proteins from one Cicer arietinum cultivar CDC Frontier isolate Library 1 chromosome 3, Cicar.CDCFrontier_v2.0, whole genome shotgun sequence genomic window:
- the LOC101494664 gene encoding large ribosomal subunit protein eL22z encodes MSTGSAQFETYRNPYLTQKERPYKTKITNPKTYLLLVSPLSAVVAAALQSEGGLQKREEKMSRSGAAGAKGKKKGATFTIDCSKPVEDKIMDIASLEKFLQERIKVGGKAGALGDSVTVTREKSKITVTSDSNFSKRYLKYLTKKYLKKHNVRDWLRVIASNKDRSIYELRYFNIAENEGEEED; translated from the exons ATGTCTACTGGGTCAGCCCAATTTGAAACATATCGAAACCCATATTTGACCCAAAAAGAGCGACCATATAAAACCAAAATCACAAACCCTAAAACCTATCTATTACTGGTTTCACCTCTCTCTGCAGTTGTCGCCGCTGCTCTTCAATCGGAAGG AGGTTTACaaaaaagagaagagaaaatGAGTCGAAGTGGTGCAGCTGGAGCCAAGGGAAAGAAGAAGGGTGCAACATTCACCATTGACTGTTCTAAGCCAGTGGAAGACAAGATCATGGACATTGCATCTCTTGAGAAGTTTCTTCAAGAGAGGATCAAAGTCGGTGGCAAAGCTGGTGCCCTTGGTGATTCTGTCACTGTTACCCGTGAGAAGAGCAAGATCACTGTTACCTCTGACAGTAACTTTTCCAAACG ATATTTGAAGTATTTGACAAAGAAATACTTGAAGAAGCACAATGTTAGAGATTGGCTCAGAGTGATTGCTTCAAACAAAGATAGAAGTATCTATGAGCTGAGGTACTTCAACATTGCTGAGAACGAAGGAGAGGAAGAAGATTAA